The following coding sequences are from one Formosa haliotis window:
- a CDS encoding DarT ssDNA thymidine ADP-ribosyltransferase family protein: MSLKPNHIEFQNEIKHREIECLIHFTPTINLFSILENNELMSRAKLENLDIEQFDILDYVQFTDDVRYDDKNYINLSLSGPNTFLFSKFRQKTKEDFTINWCVIKINPKHIYDSETLFAITNAASNAAKRQYGISGDLDKFKMLFTEQLNINAYNGIRTISRNSAHSKYPTDVQAEILVKDKISSDSILAVCFESEEKMAEAKAAMSSFDTSKFIVDKEIFSPNRSI; the protein is encoded by the coding sequence ATGAGTTTAAAACCAAACCATATAGAATTTCAGAATGAAATAAAACATAGAGAAATCGAGTGTTTAATTCATTTTACGCCAACCATAAATTTATTCAGTATTTTAGAAAATAATGAATTAATGAGTAGAGCTAAATTGGAAAATTTAGACATTGAGCAATTTGACATTTTAGATTATGTTCAATTTACAGATGACGTAAGATATGATGATAAAAATTATATTAACCTTTCCCTTTCAGGTCCAAATACCTTTTTATTTTCAAAATTTAGACAAAAAACTAAAGAGGACTTTACTATAAATTGGTGTGTAATTAAAATAAACCCTAAACATATTTACGATAGTGAAACTCTATTCGCAATCACAAATGCAGCTTCAAATGCAGCTAAAAGACAATACGGGATTTCGGGAGATTTAGATAAATTCAAAATGCTTTTCACAGAACAATTAAATATAAATGCTTACAATGGTATTCGCACTATTTCCAGAAATTCAGCTCACTCAAAATATCCAACTGATGTCCAAGCAGAAATATTAGTGAAAGATAAAATTTCATCAGATAGTATTTTAGCTGTTTGTTTTGAATCAGAAGAAAAAATGGCAGAAGCTAAAGCTGCAATGTCTTCTTTTGACACGAGTAAATTTATAGTTGATAAAGAAATATTTTCACCAAATCGTTCAATATGA
- a CDS encoding ADP-ribosylglycohydrolase family protein: protein MKAETKYKGSLKLAAIGDALGWMTEFEKSQTTLKKKFGTDYINSFHDWEKNVGGRFYGYVDKLNSGSYSDDTQLLLSVARSINKNGFVDQEYFAKKELPDWLLYSRGAGRTIKNAARKIERKSAKWNNNFFTFKAGKTTIDYRESGANGAAMRILPIALANFGEQDKIKEEIFGNSIITHGHPRAILGAMLYGYSVDTILRFNPENFNYKNFLTELGKDIHKKFSIDFLDSPKLKSWEIEWNKNSKEPFRILFKSIVDETQEYLRTTYKLITNNSSDFDALSKLGCYKNETKGSGTSTVIAGIYLACKYSNEPLKGIEQAVNSIGTDTDSIAAFAGGLIGALHGQSIIPSKWKNVQDLDYIDAISIRLLEISESRAEFNKAISTKKTKSISEIENDSFEINERVFLETLGDGRIEAIDRQKTLTKGKYNLILDVQFDNGQFCRFAKLLSIVKENESELFTESLEKKVNLWNGLNLDYKSKERIEKFMESLNQKGKKEFKEIIKLIEKRIQR, encoded by the coding sequence ATGAAAGCAGAAACAAAATATAAAGGTAGCTTAAAGCTCGCAGCTATTGGAGATGCTTTAGGCTGGATGACTGAATTTGAAAAAAGTCAAACCACTTTGAAGAAAAAATTTGGAACTGATTACATTAATTCGTTTCACGACTGGGAAAAAAATGTTGGTGGTCGATTTTACGGTTATGTAGATAAACTTAATTCAGGTTCGTATTCTGATGATACGCAACTCTTACTTTCAGTGGCTCGTTCAATCAACAAAAATGGTTTTGTCGACCAAGAATATTTTGCAAAAAAAGAATTGCCTGATTGGTTACTTTATTCAAGAGGTGCAGGAAGAACTATAAAAAATGCAGCTCGAAAAATAGAAAGAAAATCAGCTAAATGGAATAATAACTTTTTCACATTTAAAGCAGGTAAGACTACAATTGACTACAGAGAAAGTGGTGCAAATGGTGCTGCAATGAGAATCTTGCCAATTGCATTAGCAAATTTCGGAGAGCAAGATAAAATCAAAGAAGAAATTTTTGGTAATAGCATAATTACTCACGGACATCCACGAGCAATATTAGGAGCTATGCTTTATGGGTATTCCGTTGACACTATTTTGAGGTTTAATCCAGAAAATTTTAACTATAAGAACTTTCTTACTGAATTAGGGAAAGACATTCATAAAAAATTCTCAATCGACTTTTTAGATAGTCCAAAATTAAAAAGTTGGGAGATTGAATGGAATAAAAATTCTAAAGAACCTTTTAGAATTTTATTCAAATCTATTGTTGATGAAACACAAGAATATTTAAGAACAACTTATAAATTGATTACGAATAATTCATCTGATTTTGATGCATTATCTAAACTTGGTTGTTACAAAAACGAGACAAAAGGTTCAGGCACTTCTACTGTAATTGCAGGTATTTATTTAGCTTGTAAATACTCTAACGAACCCTTAAAAGGAATTGAGCAAGCAGTAAATTCAATTGGAACTGACACAGACAGTATTGCTGCATTTGCAGGTGGTTTAATTGGTGCTTTACACGGACAATCTATTATTCCTTCAAAATGGAAAAACGTTCAAGACCTTGATTATATTGATGCAATTTCAATTCGTTTACTTGAGATTTCCGAAAGTCGAGCAGAATTTAATAAGGCAATAAGCACAAAAAAAACAAAATCTATTTCAGAGATAGAAAATGACAGTTTTGAAATTAACGAAAGAGTCTTTCTTGAAACTTTAGGAGATGGAAGAATTGAAGCAATTGACAGACAAAAGACTTTAACAAAAGGAAAATACAATCTGATTTTAGATGTTCAATTTGATAATGGACAGTTTTGTCGATTTGCGAAATTATTAAGTATCGTAAAAGAAAATGAATCTGAATTATTTACCGAAAGTTTGGAAAAAAAAGTCAACTTATGGAATGGTCTTAATTTAGATTACAAATCAAAAGAACGAATTGAGAAGTTTATGGAATCTCTAAACCAAAAGGGTAAAAAGGAATTTAAGGAAATAATAAAGTTAATAGAAAAAAGAATCCAACGCTAA
- a CDS encoding Abi-alpha family protein, whose protein sequence is MSENKGLDLFGIKPIASAIDSTVKKSLEGIEGFLLLTCKPALGEIGQMAQDKVRYWRLNNTIKMLEKAKGKLDFQNDSFELKSHPRIGLSIIENSSLIDNDFVLELWAGLFASSCTLDGQDDENLIFVDILKSLTTAQAKIIQYAVENSRKVLYPNGLVTTDGDLKVHAEDLKRITGVQNIHRIDRELDSLNYMGLIPSLSGGFDASGPELVANICPTYLALSLYIRCQGSSLDPDIYWKDNLITEAEIKKEKEEIAKKEAEERRKEAEKKRNERNNNKQ, encoded by the coding sequence ATGAGCGAAAATAAAGGACTTGACCTATTTGGAATTAAACCAATTGCATCAGCAATCGATTCTACTGTTAAAAAAAGTTTAGAAGGAATAGAAGGATTTTTATTATTGACTTGCAAACCTGCTTTAGGTGAAATTGGACAAATGGCTCAAGATAAAGTTCGCTATTGGAGATTAAACAACACCATCAAAATGCTCGAGAAAGCTAAAGGAAAGTTGGACTTCCAAAATGATAGTTTTGAATTAAAATCTCATCCAAGAATTGGACTTTCGATTATCGAAAATAGCTCTTTAATTGACAATGATTTTGTCTTAGAATTATGGGCAGGGCTTTTCGCTTCCTCTTGTACCTTAGACGGACAAGATGACGAAAATTTGATTTTTGTTGATATTTTAAAAAGCTTAACTACAGCACAGGCGAAAATAATTCAATATGCTGTTGAAAACTCGAGAAAAGTACTTTATCCCAATGGTTTGGTCACGACAGATGGAGACTTAAAAGTTCACGCTGAAGATTTAAAAAGGATAACTGGAGTTCAAAATATACATAGAATTGACAGAGAGCTTGATAGTCTGAATTATATGGGGCTTATTCCGTCATTATCAGGTGGTTTTGATGCATCTGGTCCAGAATTGGTAGCAAATATTTGTCCTACGTATTTGGCATTAAGTTTATATATAAGGTGTCAGGGTTCTTCACTAGACCCAGACATTTATTGGAAAGACAACTTAATAACAGAAGCGGAAATCAAAAAGGAAAAAGAAGAGATTGCAAAAAAAGAGGCGGAGGAAAGAAGAAAAGAAGCCGAGAAGAAGAGAAATGAAAGAAATAACAACAAACAATAA
- a CDS encoding TPM domain-containing protein: METQTEKPKSEIIVSEFPKQVGFVNDFENIFTEEEIKFLDNLLIYYKENSNRQVAVITIDSIPENTEFEQYAIKMSDNWNVGKNNDGNGLTVVLSKSLRKIRISTTEKTRYYLTDEFCQKVIDENMIPEFKNGKYYDGLLLGLNELIRKWI, from the coding sequence GTGGAAACCCAAACTGAAAAGCCGAAATCTGAAATAATTGTGTCGGAATTCCCGAAACAAGTCGGTTTTGTAAACGATTTTGAAAATATTTTTACCGAGGAGGAAATTAAATTTTTGGACAATTTACTGATTTATTATAAAGAAAATTCTAATAGACAAGTTGCAGTAATTACAATAGATTCGATTCCAGAAAACACGGAATTTGAACAGTACGCAATCAAAATGTCTGACAATTGGAATGTTGGAAAAAATAATGACGGAAATGGACTTACTGTTGTGTTGAGCAAATCGTTGAGAAAAATAAGAATATCAACCACTGAGAAAACTCGCTACTATTTGACAGATGAATTTTGTCAAAAAGTAATCGACGAGAATATGATTCCTGAATTTAAGAACGGAAAATATTATGATGGACTTTTACTCGGACTGAATGAATTAATAAGAAAATGGATATAA
- a CDS encoding cbb3-type cytochrome c oxidase subunit I has protein sequence MLIGILSGDAALDINIHDTYYVIAHFHLAILISILFGIIGIGYWIMQKADRKLSKWLNWIHIGLTFGGIILILILSQLYREPKTDTILSDFDFNQKLDIIIFIILLITIFGQVIYPINLISGIIKKRKKTSG, from the coding sequence ATGCTGATTGGAATTTTAAGTGGAGATGCAGCATTGGACATAAATATTCACGACACCTACTATGTTATTGCTCATTTTCATTTAGCAATACTGATTTCAATACTTTTTGGAATAATTGGAATTGGATATTGGATTATGCAAAAAGCGGATAGAAAACTATCAAAATGGCTGAATTGGATTCACATTGGACTGACTTTTGGCGGAATAATACTCATTCTAATTCTTTCCCAATTATATCGAGAACCAAAAACTGATACAATACTTTCAGATTTTGACTTTAACCAGAAATTGGACATTATAATATTTATAATATTATTGATTACGATATTTGGACAAGTTATCTATCCAATAAATTTAATAAGCGGAATAATAAAAAAGCGAAAAAAAACCAGTGGCTAA